In Colias croceus chromosome 19, ilColCroc2.1, the following are encoded in one genomic region:
- the LOC123700177 gene encoding uncharacterized protein LOC123700177 isoform X2, protein MEKDEERAQNEIRDPSSSFWRKMKALSDSSDSGEKKSESSTELCRISIKCSIPEPSGSQIPRETVQMAESDSPPIINEVPEERISDNDSENSDDVHSLKSKDGTLDTSMNKPHSPTSSVTSQRKLEWDSLADVGYGNESDKKTSASSLSTLERLALQQQYCFNDTQHSSHVGVPTAHSTPLEPSESKSKGRKDLIKKTTKILNKDVDHVQLTLPQIPETSQAFNLNLTKHITFNVDKKGEVNIENVTKNISSSPEKVSVETEMTQEVKFDKEIQTTLTKEDKCSGSNDIPTNTMQKFPVHVNINTLKKRNRRKKLRKVRRKPKEKRQVVAHIESNQVQKSGEQISAAESFEYMPGHIYHQNQINNDHNQNNVSQVRSDNKSSLESSAGHTTDSSKDKNSFVRDLEKSIDLLKITLNKKHTDEELKKKLIKEIVQRLLKSKYKDDESTTDFLSGLSFDSKKLDLAGSNHTTTSTSDQNDTGDKKLLKPKKSIIRTDKFNSNVLPSTSQSTPNLPSVINNDIPINPASAKVHATYNTDSDISEKYTKTSSEELYQKYLKALRREQAYKQHLKEKELLFKQKLVGSDMRLNTYNQSDQNAQNRIKDLMKDLIRNNYDDGSGDASRLEGGSNTHLHMNDINPIRKHRSHSVFTLSSGASDSQKKNMKLKNRDPVEAATASCSKNEKHYCCCPYHTSHGKLDVTDSSVQVNIQCCDKIQMKDNDQYKESPKCSHPHICKPDLPSKNNQHTCFCLERHAQNKPDNAYRCRCTHFINSGLKIKNKDPQSYNQSCFNIDCSRDHDPASLIPNYNVNKASNENQPHEKKCINTQESSSSKSSQTNLDLERILRRKSSSKSVASSISDNVPSLKEDISPKKQTNKIIHEAIRWTQTEISIDPKIADPSFSDIVIIDNKDCAKLISKQCREISPLTSENSMKTYNEEMNTASHSKDKSIDKVTRKSPRTISENKSLAVLRLDKEIQSDVDLSTFNNVGSQVNMPKLKNFTIPIQGTNMTLKVSLGNSESSSTAEIDTPVSNKSNQEFITHESKETVTNKPLTVDNSTSLLEECSKGVQSTNLDVFKEPLKETTVVYNYETCMDTCNKNNAGKACQVGCMVQDKKFNTYPKREQTNPQKPLLRSNTDTGKMEKASHVSFDPIANDNRESQNVCDNLDIAAKAVSTETEEKQTSSTERSSKISKICSSSKATSDSDSQTTCSKSISKSSGDSTNENPSKDPLIDLIQDITKRYSKRDIEKSKRRKCFKELITVLNYLLDTEDSRDNTDQENKVSQASNCENKKVNEEQIPQTPPTKTYVDKGIQLSNKKTKKPHTDSSDPTSTDLPTTSTDSAACQVLNKIKKECEKYHQKKCKSHTSRKCEASSSTSVNCDQCRRVHHCYCKGYKCHKSKVNAEKTKRKCVAYNLILQSDSLVSEETTCDNNPRQLRNIIIKVPKRKTDNVPFREMTAKFEREFQSNIPQSARVHRSKSLPNDSEISSTDEMLRKAQALTVREYLERNRPDFVERCSKRQNCLKIVNESRANERAAKRELLSMQVAHQPELRELSESELRLFAKVLSKDLRTKKLAPKFISERAMKKHSEKIYKSLPEVVRKKEELKKESIKKTNLLLASIFKKNLQKKTLQGAVNLSNYSTIIKI, encoded by the exons ATGGAGAAAGACGAAGAAAGAG CACAAAACGAGATAAGGGATCCGAGTAGTTCATTTTGGAGGAAAATGAAGGCATTGAGTGATTCTTCTGACTCTGGAGAAAAAAAGAGTGAATCTTCAACAGAACTTTGTCGGATTTCTATAAAATGTTCAATCCCAGAGCCCTCTGGTTCACAAATACCG AGAGAAACTGTGCAGATGGCAGAATCTGATTCACCACCAATCATAAATGAAGTACCTGAAGAAAGAATCTCTGATAATGATTCTGAAAACTCAGACGATGTTCATTCACTTAAAT CTAAAGATGGGACTCTAGATACATCTATGAATAAACCACATTCACCAACAAGTAGTGTCACATCACAACGTAAACTAGAGTGGGATTCATTGGCTGATGTGGGATATGGGAATGAGAGTGATAAGAAAACATCAGCGTCAAGTTTGAGCACATTAGAGCGACTGGCGCTACAGCAACAGTATTGTTTTAATGACACACAACATAGTAGTCATGTAGGGGTTCCCACAGCACATTCTACGCCTCTTGAACCAAGTGAAAGCAAATCAAAGGGCAGAAAAGATCTTATAAAGAAAACTACGAAAATACTCAACAAAGATGTTGATCATGTCCAATTAACTTTGCCTCAGATCCCAGAAACTAGTCAAGCCTTCAATTTAAATCTCACAAAACACATCACCTTCAATGTGGATAAAAAGGGTgaagttaatattgaaaatgtgACTAAGAACATATCTAGTTCTCCTGAAAAGGTATCTGTTGAAACAGAAATGACACAAGAAGTAAAATTTGACAAAGAAATACAGACAACCTTGACAAAAGAGGATAAATGTAGTGGCTCAAATGATATTCCTACAAACACAATGCAAAAGTTCCCAGTGcatgttaatataaatactttgaAAAAGAGGAATAGAAGGAAGAAGTTGAGAAAAGTGAGAAGAAAACCTAAAGAGAAAAGGCAGGTTGTTGCTCATATAGAATCAAATCAAGTCCAAAAAAGTGGGGAACAAATATCAGCTGCAGAGAGTTTTGAATACATGCCTGGACATATTTATCACCAGaatcaaattaataatgacCACAACCAAAACAATGTTTCACAAGTTAGAAGTGACAACAAATCCAGCTTAGAATCTAGTGCTGGACACACCACTGACTCAAGCAaagataaaaattcatttgttAGAGATTTAGAAAAAAGCATTGACTTGCTTAAAATTACTCTCAACAAAAAACATACTGATGAAGAACTCAAGAAAAAGCTCATTAAAGAAATTGTTCAAAGgcttttaaaaagtaaatacaaaGATGACGAAAGTACGACAGATTTTCTTTCTGGATTGAGTTTTGATAGTAAAAAGCTAGACTTAGCAGGAAGCAATCACACCACAACAAGTACATCAGATCAAAATGACACTGGTGACAAGAAACTTCTGAAACCAAAGAAATCCATAATACGTACAGATAAATTCAATTCCAATGTTTTACCTTCTACATCACAAAGTACTCCTAATCTACCTtcagtaataaataatgacaTTCCTATAAATCCTGCCTCTGCAAAAGTACATGCAACATATAATACCGATTCAGATATATctgaaaaatatacaaaaacatcATCTGAAGAGCTTTATCAAAAATATCTGAAGGCTTTACGCAGAGAACAGGCATATAAACAAcatttgaaagaaaaagaattgctttttaaacaaaaactagtTGGCTCTGATATGCGACTCAATACTTATAACCAATCTGATCAAAATGCtcaaaatagaataaaagatTTAATGAAAGACTTGATTAGAAATAACTATGATGATGGGTCTGGTGATGCTAGTAGACTGGAAGGTGGAAGTAATACTCATTTACATATGAATGACATAAATCCAATAAGGAAGCATAGAAGTCATTCAGTTTTTACATTATCATCTGGTGCATCTGATagtcaaaagaaaaatatgaaattaaaaaacagaGACCCAGTAGAAGCTGCCACTGCTTCATGCagtaaaaatgaaaaacattatTGTTGTTGTCCATATCATACATCCCATGGTAAATTAGACGTAACAGATAGCTCAGTGCAAGTGAATATACAATGTTGTGATAAGATCCAAATGAAAGATAATGATCAATATAAAGAAAGTCCAAAATGTAGTCATCCACATATTTGCAAACCTGATTTGCcaagtaaaaataatcaacataCTTGTTTTTGTCTAGAAAGACATGCTCAAAATAAGCCTGATAATGCTTACAGATGTAGGTGTACACATTTCATAAACAGTGGTCTCAAAATTAAGAATAAAGATCCACAATCATATAATCAATCTTGCTTTAATATAGATTGTAGTAGAGATCACGACCCTGCTAGTTTAATACCAAATTATAATGTGAATAAAGCTAGTAATGAAAATCAACCTCATgaaaagaaatgtataaaCACACAAGAAAGCTCTAGTTCAAAATCATCACAAACAAATTTGGATTTGGAGCGAATACTGCGTCGTAAGTCTAGCTCGAAAAGTGTTGCATCATCAATTTCTGACAATGTTCCTTCTTTAAAAGAAGATATATcaccaaaaaaacaaacaaataaaattatacatgaAGCTATCAGATGGACTCAAACTGAGATAAGTATTGATCCTAAAATCGCTGATCCATCTTTCTCTGATATTGTTATAATTGATAACAAAGATTGTGCAAAATTAATAAGCAAACAATGTAGAGAAATATCACCCTTGACTTCAGAGAATAGTATGAAAACTTATAACGAAGAAATGAATACTGCATCACATAGTAAAGATAAAAGTATAGATAAAGTCACGAGAAAATCTCCAAGAACAATTTCggaaaataaatctttagcTGTTTTGAGACTAGATAAAGAAATTCAATCAGATGTAGACCTCAGTACTTTCAACAATGTTGGAAGTCAAGTAAATATGCCaaagcttaaaaattttacaatccCAATTCAGGGAACAAATATGACATTAAAAGTAAGTTTGGGCAACTCTGAATCATCATCAACTGCGGAAATAGATACACCTGTATCAAACAAGTCAAATCAGGAATTTATAACCCATGAATCAAAAGAAACTGTTACTAATAAACCATTAACAGTAGACAATTCTACATCCTTACTAGAAGAATGTTCTAAAGGTGTACAATCAACCAATCTTGATGTATTCAAAGAACCTCTCAAGGAAACTACAGTTGTATATAATTACGAAACTTGTATGGatacttgtaataaaaataatgcaggAAAAGCTTGTCAAGTGGGTTGTATGGTTCAAGAtaagaaatttaatacatatcCCAAAAGAGAACAAACTAATCCTCAAAAACCATTACTGCGTTCTAACACTGACACAGGAAAGATGGAAAAGGCTTCTCATGTATCATTTGATCCAATTGCAAATGACAATAGAGAAAGTCAAAACGTTTGTGACAATCTAGATATTGCTGCTAAAGCTGTTTCCACTGAAACTGAAGAAAAACAAACTAGCAGTACTGAACGATCTTCCAAAATAAGTAAGATTTGTTCAAGTTCTAAAGCTACTTCTGATAGTGATTCACAAACCACATGCTCTAAAAGTATTTCGAAAAGTTCAGGTGATAGTACGAATGAAAATCCTTCTAAAGACCCATTAATTGATCTGATTCAAGATATAACTAAAAGATACTCAAAAAGAGACATTGAAAAGAGTAAGAGAAGAAAGTGTTTCAAAGAATTAATAACAGTTCTAAATTACTTACTAGATACAGAAGATAGTAGAGATAATACTGACCAGGAAAATAAAGTCTCACAAGCATCAAATTGTgagaataaaaaagtaaatgagGAACAAATACCCCAAACACCACCAACAAAAACATATGTAGACAAAGGAATacagctttcaaataaaaagacGAAAAAACCTCATACAGATTCCTCTGACCCAACTTCAACAGATTTGCCTACTACTTCCACTGACTCGGCTGCTTGCCAAGTCctaaacaaaataaagaaagaatgCGAAAAATACCATCAAAAGAAATGCAAGTCGCATACAAGTAGGAAATGTGAAGCATCAAGTAGTACATCGGTGAATTGCGATCAATGTAGACGCGTCCACCATTGCTATTGCAAAGGATATAAATGCCATAAAAGTAAAGTAAATGCTGAGAAAACTAAACGTAAATGCGTAGCATATAACTTGATACTACAAAGCGATAGCTTAGTCAGCGAAGAAACGACGTGCGATAATAATCCCCGCCAACTtcgcaatattataattaaagtacCAAAGCGAAAAACAGACAATGTTCCGTTCAGAGAAATGACTGCGAAATTCGAAAGGGAATTCCAAAGCAATATTCCGCAAAGTGCAAGAGTACATAGATCGAAGAGCCTTCCGAATGATAGTGAGATATCTAGTACTGATGAGATGTTAAGAAAAGCCCAAGCTTTAACAGTGAGGGAATATTTGGAAAGAAATCGACCGGACTTTGTTGAAAGGTGCTCAAAACGTCAGAATTGTCTTAAGATAGTTAATGAGAGTCG
- the LOC123700177 gene encoding uncharacterized protein LOC123700177 isoform X1, translated as MEKDEERGEYYDALQKSSAVNNLILEYYKKFGKKRDLEQFFSLSTAQNEIRDPSSSFWRKMKALSDSSDSGEKKSESSTELCRISIKCSIPEPSGSQIPRETVQMAESDSPPIINEVPEERISDNDSENSDDVHSLKSKDGTLDTSMNKPHSPTSSVTSQRKLEWDSLADVGYGNESDKKTSASSLSTLERLALQQQYCFNDTQHSSHVGVPTAHSTPLEPSESKSKGRKDLIKKTTKILNKDVDHVQLTLPQIPETSQAFNLNLTKHITFNVDKKGEVNIENVTKNISSSPEKVSVETEMTQEVKFDKEIQTTLTKEDKCSGSNDIPTNTMQKFPVHVNINTLKKRNRRKKLRKVRRKPKEKRQVVAHIESNQVQKSGEQISAAESFEYMPGHIYHQNQINNDHNQNNVSQVRSDNKSSLESSAGHTTDSSKDKNSFVRDLEKSIDLLKITLNKKHTDEELKKKLIKEIVQRLLKSKYKDDESTTDFLSGLSFDSKKLDLAGSNHTTTSTSDQNDTGDKKLLKPKKSIIRTDKFNSNVLPSTSQSTPNLPSVINNDIPINPASAKVHATYNTDSDISEKYTKTSSEELYQKYLKALRREQAYKQHLKEKELLFKQKLVGSDMRLNTYNQSDQNAQNRIKDLMKDLIRNNYDDGSGDASRLEGGSNTHLHMNDINPIRKHRSHSVFTLSSGASDSQKKNMKLKNRDPVEAATASCSKNEKHYCCCPYHTSHGKLDVTDSSVQVNIQCCDKIQMKDNDQYKESPKCSHPHICKPDLPSKNNQHTCFCLERHAQNKPDNAYRCRCTHFINSGLKIKNKDPQSYNQSCFNIDCSRDHDPASLIPNYNVNKASNENQPHEKKCINTQESSSSKSSQTNLDLERILRRKSSSKSVASSISDNVPSLKEDISPKKQTNKIIHEAIRWTQTEISIDPKIADPSFSDIVIIDNKDCAKLISKQCREISPLTSENSMKTYNEEMNTASHSKDKSIDKVTRKSPRTISENKSLAVLRLDKEIQSDVDLSTFNNVGSQVNMPKLKNFTIPIQGTNMTLKVSLGNSESSSTAEIDTPVSNKSNQEFITHESKETVTNKPLTVDNSTSLLEECSKGVQSTNLDVFKEPLKETTVVYNYETCMDTCNKNNAGKACQVGCMVQDKKFNTYPKREQTNPQKPLLRSNTDTGKMEKASHVSFDPIANDNRESQNVCDNLDIAAKAVSTETEEKQTSSTERSSKISKICSSSKATSDSDSQTTCSKSISKSSGDSTNENPSKDPLIDLIQDITKRYSKRDIEKSKRRKCFKELITVLNYLLDTEDSRDNTDQENKVSQASNCENKKVNEEQIPQTPPTKTYVDKGIQLSNKKTKKPHTDSSDPTSTDLPTTSTDSAACQVLNKIKKECEKYHQKKCKSHTSRKCEASSSTSVNCDQCRRVHHCYCKGYKCHKSKVNAEKTKRKCVAYNLILQSDSLVSEETTCDNNPRQLRNIIIKVPKRKTDNVPFREMTAKFEREFQSNIPQSARVHRSKSLPNDSEISSTDEMLRKAQALTVREYLERNRPDFVERCSKRQNCLKIVNESRANERAAKRELLSMQVAHQPELRELSESELRLFAKVLSKDLRTKKLAPKFISERAMKKHSEKIYKSLPEVVRKKEELKKESIKKTNLLLASIFKKNLQKKTLQGAVNLSNYSTIIKI; from the exons ATGGAGAAAGACGAAGAAAGAGGTGAATATTACGATGCATTACAAAAAAGTTCAGCTGTAAATAATCTAAttctagaatattataaaaagtttgGAAAGAAACGGGATTTGGAACAGTTCTTTTCGTTATCTACAGCACAAAACGAGATAAGGGATCCGAGTAGTTCATTTTGGAGGAAAATGAAGGCATTGAGTGATTCTTCTGACTCTGGAGAAAAAAAGAGTGAATCTTCAACAGAACTTTGTCGGATTTCTATAAAATGTTCAATCCCAGAGCCCTCTGGTTCACAAATACCG AGAGAAACTGTGCAGATGGCAGAATCTGATTCACCACCAATCATAAATGAAGTACCTGAAGAAAGAATCTCTGATAATGATTCTGAAAACTCAGACGATGTTCATTCACTTAAAT CTAAAGATGGGACTCTAGATACATCTATGAATAAACCACATTCACCAACAAGTAGTGTCACATCACAACGTAAACTAGAGTGGGATTCATTGGCTGATGTGGGATATGGGAATGAGAGTGATAAGAAAACATCAGCGTCAAGTTTGAGCACATTAGAGCGACTGGCGCTACAGCAACAGTATTGTTTTAATGACACACAACATAGTAGTCATGTAGGGGTTCCCACAGCACATTCTACGCCTCTTGAACCAAGTGAAAGCAAATCAAAGGGCAGAAAAGATCTTATAAAGAAAACTACGAAAATACTCAACAAAGATGTTGATCATGTCCAATTAACTTTGCCTCAGATCCCAGAAACTAGTCAAGCCTTCAATTTAAATCTCACAAAACACATCACCTTCAATGTGGATAAAAAGGGTgaagttaatattgaaaatgtgACTAAGAACATATCTAGTTCTCCTGAAAAGGTATCTGTTGAAACAGAAATGACACAAGAAGTAAAATTTGACAAAGAAATACAGACAACCTTGACAAAAGAGGATAAATGTAGTGGCTCAAATGATATTCCTACAAACACAATGCAAAAGTTCCCAGTGcatgttaatataaatactttgaAAAAGAGGAATAGAAGGAAGAAGTTGAGAAAAGTGAGAAGAAAACCTAAAGAGAAAAGGCAGGTTGTTGCTCATATAGAATCAAATCAAGTCCAAAAAAGTGGGGAACAAATATCAGCTGCAGAGAGTTTTGAATACATGCCTGGACATATTTATCACCAGaatcaaattaataatgacCACAACCAAAACAATGTTTCACAAGTTAGAAGTGACAACAAATCCAGCTTAGAATCTAGTGCTGGACACACCACTGACTCAAGCAaagataaaaattcatttgttAGAGATTTAGAAAAAAGCATTGACTTGCTTAAAATTACTCTCAACAAAAAACATACTGATGAAGAACTCAAGAAAAAGCTCATTAAAGAAATTGTTCAAAGgcttttaaaaagtaaatacaaaGATGACGAAAGTACGACAGATTTTCTTTCTGGATTGAGTTTTGATAGTAAAAAGCTAGACTTAGCAGGAAGCAATCACACCACAACAAGTACATCAGATCAAAATGACACTGGTGACAAGAAACTTCTGAAACCAAAGAAATCCATAATACGTACAGATAAATTCAATTCCAATGTTTTACCTTCTACATCACAAAGTACTCCTAATCTACCTtcagtaataaataatgacaTTCCTATAAATCCTGCCTCTGCAAAAGTACATGCAACATATAATACCGATTCAGATATATctgaaaaatatacaaaaacatcATCTGAAGAGCTTTATCAAAAATATCTGAAGGCTTTACGCAGAGAACAGGCATATAAACAAcatttgaaagaaaaagaattgctttttaaacaaaaactagtTGGCTCTGATATGCGACTCAATACTTATAACCAATCTGATCAAAATGCtcaaaatagaataaaagatTTAATGAAAGACTTGATTAGAAATAACTATGATGATGGGTCTGGTGATGCTAGTAGACTGGAAGGTGGAAGTAATACTCATTTACATATGAATGACATAAATCCAATAAGGAAGCATAGAAGTCATTCAGTTTTTACATTATCATCTGGTGCATCTGATagtcaaaagaaaaatatgaaattaaaaaacagaGACCCAGTAGAAGCTGCCACTGCTTCATGCagtaaaaatgaaaaacattatTGTTGTTGTCCATATCATACATCCCATGGTAAATTAGACGTAACAGATAGCTCAGTGCAAGTGAATATACAATGTTGTGATAAGATCCAAATGAAAGATAATGATCAATATAAAGAAAGTCCAAAATGTAGTCATCCACATATTTGCAAACCTGATTTGCcaagtaaaaataatcaacataCTTGTTTTTGTCTAGAAAGACATGCTCAAAATAAGCCTGATAATGCTTACAGATGTAGGTGTACACATTTCATAAACAGTGGTCTCAAAATTAAGAATAAAGATCCACAATCATATAATCAATCTTGCTTTAATATAGATTGTAGTAGAGATCACGACCCTGCTAGTTTAATACCAAATTATAATGTGAATAAAGCTAGTAATGAAAATCAACCTCATgaaaagaaatgtataaaCACACAAGAAAGCTCTAGTTCAAAATCATCACAAACAAATTTGGATTTGGAGCGAATACTGCGTCGTAAGTCTAGCTCGAAAAGTGTTGCATCATCAATTTCTGACAATGTTCCTTCTTTAAAAGAAGATATATcaccaaaaaaacaaacaaataaaattatacatgaAGCTATCAGATGGACTCAAACTGAGATAAGTATTGATCCTAAAATCGCTGATCCATCTTTCTCTGATATTGTTATAATTGATAACAAAGATTGTGCAAAATTAATAAGCAAACAATGTAGAGAAATATCACCCTTGACTTCAGAGAATAGTATGAAAACTTATAACGAAGAAATGAATACTGCATCACATAGTAAAGATAAAAGTATAGATAAAGTCACGAGAAAATCTCCAAGAACAATTTCggaaaataaatctttagcTGTTTTGAGACTAGATAAAGAAATTCAATCAGATGTAGACCTCAGTACTTTCAACAATGTTGGAAGTCAAGTAAATATGCCaaagcttaaaaattttacaatccCAATTCAGGGAACAAATATGACATTAAAAGTAAGTTTGGGCAACTCTGAATCATCATCAACTGCGGAAATAGATACACCTGTATCAAACAAGTCAAATCAGGAATTTATAACCCATGAATCAAAAGAAACTGTTACTAATAAACCATTAACAGTAGACAATTCTACATCCTTACTAGAAGAATGTTCTAAAGGTGTACAATCAACCAATCTTGATGTATTCAAAGAACCTCTCAAGGAAACTACAGTTGTATATAATTACGAAACTTGTATGGatacttgtaataaaaataatgcaggAAAAGCTTGTCAAGTGGGTTGTATGGTTCAAGAtaagaaatttaatacatatcCCAAAAGAGAACAAACTAATCCTCAAAAACCATTACTGCGTTCTAACACTGACACAGGAAAGATGGAAAAGGCTTCTCATGTATCATTTGATCCAATTGCAAATGACAATAGAGAAAGTCAAAACGTTTGTGACAATCTAGATATTGCTGCTAAAGCTGTTTCCACTGAAACTGAAGAAAAACAAACTAGCAGTACTGAACGATCTTCCAAAATAAGTAAGATTTGTTCAAGTTCTAAAGCTACTTCTGATAGTGATTCACAAACCACATGCTCTAAAAGTATTTCGAAAAGTTCAGGTGATAGTACGAATGAAAATCCTTCTAAAGACCCATTAATTGATCTGATTCAAGATATAACTAAAAGATACTCAAAAAGAGACATTGAAAAGAGTAAGAGAAGAAAGTGTTTCAAAGAATTAATAACAGTTCTAAATTACTTACTAGATACAGAAGATAGTAGAGATAATACTGACCAGGAAAATAAAGTCTCACAAGCATCAAATTGTgagaataaaaaagtaaatgagGAACAAATACCCCAAACACCACCAACAAAAACATATGTAGACAAAGGAATacagctttcaaataaaaagacGAAAAAACCTCATACAGATTCCTCTGACCCAACTTCAACAGATTTGCCTACTACTTCCACTGACTCGGCTGCTTGCCAAGTCctaaacaaaataaagaaagaatgCGAAAAATACCATCAAAAGAAATGCAAGTCGCATACAAGTAGGAAATGTGAAGCATCAAGTAGTACATCGGTGAATTGCGATCAATGTAGACGCGTCCACCATTGCTATTGCAAAGGATATAAATGCCATAAAAGTAAAGTAAATGCTGAGAAAACTAAACGTAAATGCGTAGCATATAACTTGATACTACAAAGCGATAGCTTAGTCAGCGAAGAAACGACGTGCGATAATAATCCCCGCCAACTtcgcaatattataattaaagtacCAAAGCGAAAAACAGACAATGTTCCGTTCAGAGAAATGACTGCGAAATTCGAAAGGGAATTCCAAAGCAATATTCCGCAAAGTGCAAGAGTACATAGATCGAAGAGCCTTCCGAATGATAGTGAGATATCTAGTACTGATGAGATGTTAAGAAAAGCCCAAGCTTTAACAGTGAGGGAATATTTGGAAAGAAATCGACCGGACTTTGTTGAAAGGTGCTCAAAACGTCAGAATTGTCTTAAGATAGTTAATGAGAGTCG